In Colius striatus isolate bColStr4 chromosome 17, bColStr4.1.hap1, whole genome shotgun sequence, the following proteins share a genomic window:
- the LOC133627050 gene encoding coiled-coil domain-containing protein 63-like yields MQRLPSSLKMAEKTVEAEMRRQHIQFQTALDRKKFYADRVKQRLQAQREEIKSLTREHEDRALTLAQILSQRNAELEERKCEELQQCLQAKYQYDLLIRERKALLADLDKEILELEEKVAVQNQRAVKVRQATDMSRLEKQKETLEMQLNHDTVHFDTIVANNREMQENNEKLQAHKAILDNWYLKHQQQLQDQRRKMITAVMESTEAYRQRKETLARISVIEERHSKDAVLFKNELQERQRLREHRDKLRSFMSTKLADRSQLLQEADKRRALKARELAKRKRDVEAVYQHIQEIAKDGNIEEMLKDFRRNEKKSTALYNHAMKLVDENEKLKRLIKDVEEEMSAIVRQEEDAQSRNLHILQELEDNLAQSFVATSKSESRCQLTREQLDQLQPVVAAVLEAVGCEAREILWQLGAKGQVVDENLMQCLELLEKRSKELLLQQAVLEHMEGAAAGRPRSASVVSDSPNLLEEIEQAQPSFTVPGMRSVPDTIEAWEEPLEREQLRGLVLQSREQQPGPEP; encoded by the exons ATG CAGCGGCTGCCGTCGTCCTTGAAGATGGCTGAGAAGACGGTTGAGGCTGAGATGAGGCGCCAGCACATCCAGTTTCAGACAGCGCTGGACAGGAAGAAGTTTTATGCTGACCGTGTGAAGCAGCGACTGCAGGCGCAGCG AGAAGAGATCAAGTCCCTGACTCGGGAACACGAAGACAGGGCCTTAACACTGGCTCAGATCCTGTCGCAGAGAAACGCTGagctggaggaaaggaaatgtgAGGAGCTCCAGCAATGTTTGCAGGCCAAGTATCAGTATGACTTACTGATCAGGGAGAGAAAAGCCCTGTTAGCTGACCTGGACAAAGAG aTCCTGGAGCTGGAAGAAAAGGTGGCAGTGCAAAACCAGAGAGCAGTGAAGGTGAGGCAAGCCACAGATATGTCCAGGCTGGAAAAGCAGAAGGAGACCCTGGAGATGCAACTAAACCAC GACACTGTTCATTTTGACACAATCGTGGCCAACAATCGGGAGATGCAAGAAAACAATGAGAAACTGCAAGCTCACAAAGCCATTCTGGACAACTGGTACCtgaagcaccagcagcagctgcaggatcagaggaggaagatgatCACTGCTGTGATGGAGTCCACAGAAGCCTACAGGCAGCG GAAGGAGACCCTGGCCAGGATTTCGGTCATCGAGGAAAGACACAGCAAAGACGCTGTTCTGTTCAAGAATGAGCTGCAGGAGCGGCAGCGTCTCCGTGAGCACAGGGACAAGTTAAGAAGCTTCATGAGCACCAAGCTGGCTGATCGCTCTCAGCTGCTGCAAGAGGCTGACAAGAGAAGAG CCTTGAAGGCAAGAGAGCTGGCCAAGCGGAAGAGAGACGTGGAGGCAGTGTACCAGCATATACAGGAGATAGCAAAGGATGGCAACATTGAGGAAATGCTGAAAGACTTCAGGAGGAATGAGAAGAAAAGCACTGCCCTCTACAACCATGCCATGAAGCTGGTTGATGAGAATGAGAAGCTGAAGCGGTTGATCAAGGATGTGGAG GAGGAGATGTCGGCCATtgtgaggcaggaggaggacgCTCAGAGCAGGAACCTTCACattctgcaggagctggag GACAACCTGGCACAGAGCTTCGTGGCAACCAGCAAGAGTGAGAGCAGATGCCAGTTGACCAGAGAACAACTGGACCAGCTGCAGCCCGTCGTggcagctgtgctggaagctgtgGGCTGTGAGGCCAGAGAGATCCTGTGGCAGCTGGGAGCAAAGGGGCAGGTGGTGGATGAGAACCTGATGCAGTGTCTGG AgctcttggagaagaggagcaaggagctgctgctgcagcaggcgGTGCTGGAGCACATggagggagctgctgcgggTCGGCCCCGCTCCGCCTCCGTGGTGTCCGACAGCCCCAATCTGCTGGAGGAGATAGAGCAGGCCCAGCCCAGCTTCACGGTCCCTGGGATGCGCAGCGTCCCGGACACCATCGAAGCCT GGGAGGAGCCGCTGGAGCGGGAGCAGCTGCgggggctggtgctgcagagccGGGAGCAGCAGCCGGGCCCGGAGCCCTGA
- the LOC133627131 gene encoding coiled-coil domain-containing protein 63-like: MKRSKVESGAQSQRRLLQSHSGLSSQGISFLDLSFEQRLPSSLKMAEKTVEAEMRRQHIQFQTALDRKKFYADRVKQRLQAQREEIKSLTREHEDRALTLAQILSQRNAELEERKCEELQQCLQAKYQYDLLIRERKALLADLDKEILELEEKVAVQNQRAVKVRQATDMSRLEKQKETLEMQLNHDTVHFDTIVANNREMQENNEKLQAHKAILDNWYLKHQQQLQDQRRKMITAVMESTEAYRQRKETLARISVIEERHSKDAVLFKNELQERQRLREHRDKLRSFMSTKLADRSQLLQEADKRRALKARELAKRKRDVEAVYQHIQEIAKDGNIEEMLKDFRRNEKKSTALYNHAMKLVDENEKLKRLIKDVEEEMSAIVRQEEDAQSRNLHILQELEDNLAQSFVATNKSESRWQSTREQLDQLQPVVAAVLEAVGCEAREILWQLGAKGQVVDENLMQCLELLEKRSKELLLQQAVLEHMEGAAAGRPRSASMVSDSPNLLEEIEQAQPSFTVPGMRSVPDTIEAWEEPLEREQLRGLVLQSREQQPGPEP; this comes from the exons ATGAAGCGTTCAAAGGTTGAAAGTGGGGCCCAGTCCCAAAGGAGATTACTCCAGAGCCACTCTGGACTATCTTCTCAAGGGATATCCTTTTTGGATCTGAGTTTTGAG CAGCGGCTGCCGTCGTCCTTGAAGATGGCTGAGAAGACGGTTGAGGCTGAGATGAGGCGCCAGCACATCCAGTTTCAGACAGCGCTGGACAGGAAGAAGTTTTATGCTGACCGTGTGAAGCAGCGACTGCAGGCGCAGCG AGAAGAGATCAAGTCCCTGACTCGGGAACACGAAGACAGGGCCTTAACACTGGCTCAGATCCTGTCGCAGAGAAACGCTGagctggaggaaaggaaatgtgAGGAGCTCCAGCAATGTTTGCAGGCCAAGTATCAGTATGACTTACTGATCAGGGAGAGAAAAGCCCTGTTAGCTGACCTGGACAAAGAG aTCCTGGAGCTGGAAGAAAAGGTGGCAGTGCAAAACCAGAGAGCAGTGAAGGTGAGGCAAGCCACAGATATGTCCAGGCTGGAAAAGCAGAAGGAGACCCTGGAGATGCAACTAAACCAC GACACTGTTCATTTTGACACAATCGTGGCCAACAATCGGGAGATGCAAGAAAACAATGAGAAACTGCAAGCTCACAAAGCCATTCTGGACAACTGGTACCtgaagcaccagcagcagctgcaggatcagaggaggaagatgatCACTGCTGTGATGGAGTCCACAGAAGCCTACAGGCAGCG GAAGGAGACCCTGGCCAGGATTTCGGTCATCGAGGAAAGACACAGCAAAGACGCTGTTCTGTTCAAGAATGAGCTGCAGGAGCGGCAGCGTCTCCGTGAGCACAGGGACAAGTTAAGAAGCTTCATGAGCACCAAGCTGGCTGATCGCTCTCAGCTGCTGCAAGAGGCTGACAAGAGAAGAG CCTTGAAGGCAAGAGAGCTGGCCAAGCGGAAGAGAGACGTGGAGGCAGTGTACCAGCATATACAGGAGATAGCAAAGGATGGCAACATTGAGGAAATGCTGAAAGACTTCAGGAGGAATGAGAAGAAAAGCACTGCCCTCTACAACCATGCCATGAAGCTGGTTGATGAGAATGAGAAGCTGAAGCGGTTGATCAAGGATGTGGAG GAGGAGATGTCGGCCATtgtgaggcaggaggaggacgCTCAGAGCAGGAACCTTCACattctgcaggagctggag GACAACCTGGCACAGAGCTTCGTGGCAACCAACAAGAGTGAGAGCAGATGGCAGTCAACCAGAGAACAACTGGACCAGCTGCAGCCCGTCGTggcagctgtgctggaagctgtgGGCTGTGAGGCCAGAGAGATCCTGTGGCAGCTGGGAGCAAAGGGGCAGGTGGTGGATGAGAACCTGATGCAGTGTCTGG AgctcttggagaagaggagcaaggagctgctgctgcagcaggcgGTGCTGGAGCACATggagggagctgctgcgggTCGGCCCCGCTCCGCCTCCATGGTGTCTGACAGCCCCAATCTGCTGGAGGAGATAGAGCAGGCCCAGCCCAGCTTCACGGTCCCTGGGATGCGCAGCGTCCCGGACACCATCGAAGCCT GGGAGGAGCCGCTGGAGCGGGAGCAGCTGCgggggctggtgctgcagagccGGGAGCAGCAGCCGGGCCCGGAGCCCTGA